The nucleotide sequence AAAGACCAGGTGCTCGTCGCAATCGGCAACCAGCTACTGGCAGATGAGGCTGTCATTCTCTCAGCAAACGCCAAGGACATCGCCCTCGCGGAAGCAGACGGTCAGCCTCCTTCCTATCTGGATCGTCTCCTGCTGACGCCAGAGCGAATTACCCAGCTCGTGGATAGCCTGGCGCAGCTGGTATCCCTCGATGATCCGGTCGGGGAACGAATCGACTCGTGGACACGACCAAACGGACTTTTCATCGAACAAATCCGCGTCCCACTCGGTGTTATTGGAATGGTGTACGAAGCCAGACCGAACGTCACCGTTGACGCTGCAGCTATCGCCATCAAAACGGGCAATGCGATCGTCTTGCGCGGCAGCCACAGCGCTGTTCACAGCAACCTCGCGTTGGTGACTAGCATTCGTCAAGCGCTCACTGCAACCGGACTTGACGCAGAAGCGGTACAGTACTTGCCTTTTGCCGAACATACCTCTGTCGATTACTTGTGCACCGCCAATGGACTCGTCGATGTCATCATCCCTCGGGGTGGGGCAGGACTGATCCAGCGGGTTCTGCAAATCGCAAGCGTTCCTGTACTCGAAACAGGCGTCGGCAATTGCCACATTTATGTGGATGAAGCCGCTCAGTACGACATGGCTGAAAGTATCGTGATCAATGCCAA is from Brevibacillus brevis and encodes:
- a CDS encoding glutamate-5-semialdehyde dehydrogenase; translated protein: MESLKEKVHTQVSLAKQASRKMAILSRKQKDQVLVAIGNQLLADEAVILSANAKDIALAEADGQPPSYLDRLLLTPERITQLVDSLAQLVSLDDPVGERIDSWTRPNGLFIEQIRVPLGVIGMVYEARPNVTVDAAAIAIKTGNAIVLRGSHSAVHSNLALVTSIRQALTATGLDAEAVQYLPFAEHTSVDYLCTANGLVDVIIPRGGAGLIQRVLQIASVPVLETGVGNCHIYVDEAAQYDMAESIVINAKTSRPAVCNAAETLLMHRNWPLENQRALLQKLLAKGVELRACERTIELHSDLAAQLHHATAEDWDTEYSALILAVRTVDSLSEAIDHITAHTSGHSEAIVTEDEVAARQFLTAIDATAVYHNASTRFTDGGEFGFGAEIGISTQKLHARGPMGLPALTSYKYVVRGNGQIR